A genomic region of Chaetodon auriga isolate fChaAug3 chromosome 11, fChaAug3.hap1, whole genome shotgun sequence contains the following coding sequences:
- the crls1 gene encoding cardiolipin synthase (CMP-forming) isoform X2, translating to MMMCFRRISAPLCRNAANVRCLASARGVCRLEPASWRHRHTPVTEHSRLKHLNGTDGRVACWSGILQQVKATPWHAHGTGLPVYRGGHERSAASFRSLLLPSARGLCTGKTEEKPDSPPAADRNEVRPVPGQGLFKFKELYENPWTIPNFLCVCRIVLAPFLGHLIVQQHFHLSLALFVLAGATDLLDGYIARTWPTQKSALGSALDPLADKILISILYVSLTYAGLIPAPLTALVISRDIGLIAAVFWVRYKTVPPPVTLSKFFNPCYTTAQLKPTLFSKVNTAIQLFLVAASLAAPVFQYTDSVLLQCLWYVTAVTTAATGYSYWHYGRKTVQVLNTRSP from the exons atgatgatgtgttttagGAGGATTTCCGCGCCGCTTTGCCGCAACGCAGCAAATGTTCGCTGTTTGGCGTCCGCGCGAGGTGTGTGCCGCCTAGAGCCTGCGTCATGGCGGCACAGGCACACACCTGTCACGGAGCACTCGAGGCTGAAACA TCTCAACGGGACGGACGGTCGTGTCGCGTGCTGGAGCGGGATCCTCCAGCAGGTGAAAGCGACACCTTGGCACGCGCACGGAACCGGGCTTCCCGTGTACCGGGGCGGTCACGAGAGGTCAGCGGCCAGCTTCCGGTCTTTGCTGCTGCCCTCAGCTCGCGGGCTATGTACCGGAAAGACGGAGGAGAAACCGGACAGCCCTCCGGCGGCGGACCGGAATGAAGTCAGACCGGTACCGGGACAGGGTCTGTTCAAGTTCAAAGAGCTG TATGAGAACCCGTGGACAATCCCcaactttttgtgtgtgtgtcggatCGTGCTGGCTCCGTTTCTGGGTCATCTGATCGTCCAGCAGCACTTTCACCTCAGCCTCGCTCTGTTTGTGCTGGCTGGAGCGACTGACCTG CTGGACGGTTACATTGCCAGGACGTGGCCCACTCAGAAGTCGGCGCTGGGCAGCGCTCTCGACCCACTGGCTGATAAGATCCTCATCAGTATTTTGTACGTCAGTCTCACCTATGCGGGACTTATACCAG CTCCGCTGACGGCTCTGGTGATTTCCAGAGACATCGGTTTGATAGCTGCCGTCTTCTGGGTCAGATACAAGACTGTACCTCCACCG gttACCCTTAGTAAGTTTTTTAACCCCTGCTACACCACAGCACAGCTCAAGCCCACGCTCTTCAGcaag GTGAACACAGCCATCCAGCTCTTTCTGGTTGCAGCGTCTCTGGCTGCTCCAGTCTTCCAGTATACAGACAGCGTCCTGCTGCAGTGCTTATG
- the crls1 gene encoding cardiolipin synthase (CMP-forming) isoform X1, whose product MMMCFRRISAPLCRNAANVRCLASARGVCRLEPASWRHRHTPVTEHSRLKQSPVSSSWLFSLNGTDGRVACWSGILQQVKATPWHAHGTGLPVYRGGHERSAASFRSLLLPSARGLCTGKTEEKPDSPPAADRNEVRPVPGQGLFKFKELYENPWTIPNFLCVCRIVLAPFLGHLIVQQHFHLSLALFVLAGATDLLDGYIARTWPTQKSALGSALDPLADKILISILYVSLTYAGLIPAPLTALVISRDIGLIAAVFWVRYKTVPPPVTLSKFFNPCYTTAQLKPTLFSKVNTAIQLFLVAASLAAPVFQYTDSVLLQCLWYVTAVTTAATGYSYWHYGRKTVQVLNTRSP is encoded by the exons atgatgatgtgttttagGAGGATTTCCGCGCCGCTTTGCCGCAACGCAGCAAATGTTCGCTGTTTGGCGTCCGCGCGAGGTGTGTGCCGCCTAGAGCCTGCGTCATGGCGGCACAGGCACACACCTGTCACGGAGCACTCGAGGCTGAAACAGTCTCCGGTTAGCAGCTCGTGGCTCTTCAGTCTCAACGGGACGGACGGTCGTGTCGCGTGCTGGAGCGGGATCCTCCAGCAGGTGAAAGCGACACCTTGGCACGCGCACGGAACCGGGCTTCCCGTGTACCGGGGCGGTCACGAGAGGTCAGCGGCCAGCTTCCGGTCTTTGCTGCTGCCCTCAGCTCGCGGGCTATGTACCGGAAAGACGGAGGAGAAACCGGACAGCCCTCCGGCGGCGGACCGGAATGAAGTCAGACCGGTACCGGGACAGGGTCTGTTCAAGTTCAAAGAGCTG TATGAGAACCCGTGGACAATCCCcaactttttgtgtgtgtgtcggatCGTGCTGGCTCCGTTTCTGGGTCATCTGATCGTCCAGCAGCACTTTCACCTCAGCCTCGCTCTGTTTGTGCTGGCTGGAGCGACTGACCTG CTGGACGGTTACATTGCCAGGACGTGGCCCACTCAGAAGTCGGCGCTGGGCAGCGCTCTCGACCCACTGGCTGATAAGATCCTCATCAGTATTTTGTACGTCAGTCTCACCTATGCGGGACTTATACCAG CTCCGCTGACGGCTCTGGTGATTTCCAGAGACATCGGTTTGATAGCTGCCGTCTTCTGGGTCAGATACAAGACTGTACCTCCACCG gttACCCTTAGTAAGTTTTTTAACCCCTGCTACACCACAGCACAGCTCAAGCCCACGCTCTTCAGcaag GTGAACACAGCCATCCAGCTCTTTCTGGTTGCAGCGTCTCTGGCTGCTCCAGTCTTCCAGTATACAGACAGCGTCCTGCTGCAGTGCTTATG